The sequence TGACAAAATAGTGTAACGGGCAGACATCCCGCTGCTTACCCCGCCCAAAAATTTAATAAATACCCCGCCTATCCAGCTTTTCGTTGGCATCCCTGGAGTTTGTTAATAGCTGCCAAAGGCGTTACACTATTTTGAAAATCTGGGTAAAAAATACCCGTTACACTATTTGATTCTTAGCATAAGGCTGGTTATGTGATAGCCGAACACGCCGTTAAGCATCGTGGTTTCAAAAAACCGGCACTTTTACTGGAGGATACAGGCTGGGGTAAATCAAACCACAGAACAATGAGTGCCGCATTGAAACAAAATCAGTTAGCACCGGCAGTGACCAAATGGTTCAATTGGGGCATCAATGAGAATGCCGTCCGTATCATGCTTCGTGAAATTGCCCAAAGCGGCGCTGACTGCATCTTTCTGGTTGCCAACGCACCGGAAGGCAAAACCTTTGCCCGGGCTATGGGGTCATTACCGGAAGATTTATGCCTGCCGATTTGCAGTCACTGGGGAATTACAGGCGGTGATTTTGCCGAATCCACCGGCATCGGGACCAGGACAAAGATCGATCTTGAATTCATTCAGACAAGTTTTTCGTTTATCAATAACGACAACGATAATGATATCTATGTTTTAAATGATGCAGAGAAGAATATATGTTAAAGACTATTTCTTTTGCCCTTATTGCCAATATCGACGTATTCCTGCTGCTTTCGTTAGCGCCTTCCCGAATGAAATTGCGGTGGTTGTGTATTGTGATTGCTCCTTTTTTTCATATTCTCATGTGTCTTGCCGGCTGGGGAGTTGCCGCGCAGATAAGGCCATGGGTACCAACGGCAGTTTTCATATCTGTTTTTATTCTTTTTATTATCGGAGGGATTTTACTCACAAAACTATATCAACCGGGGCAGGTCAATCAGAATGGCACTTCTTCAATTATGAATTTGACCGTAATAATCTTTTTTGCATCTCTTGATGCCTTTGTTATCGGTTATGCTTATTATCTGGTTAATACTCAATTACCTGCAGCGCTCATCAGCATGGGGCTAATCAGTACCGGGGCTGCATTAACAGGTTATTTTTTTTCATATTTTATAAACAGAATTGGAACTAAAAAATGATATACAATTCAGAAAACCCATCAACTGGTTTACATCGGAACAAGACTATTCAGTATGTCATTGTTGCAATGCTGTTCATTGCTATTGCTCCTTTTGTTTTTTCTTCATCATGGATAAGTTCGAGCGATGTTCACGCAACTATTGAGATGACCGGTTCCCTGATTGCGATTATAGCAGGATTTATCTGCATTATTTATTTCGATAGCAATCATAACACAGCCTTTCTAATCATGGGTTTGGGCTTCTTTATCGCCGGCAGTGAAGACCTGGTACATGGCTTTCTCGCTTTTAATAGAATCTGGGCTGCCTCTGGTGTTGACTTTAGCAAATTTATTCCGGGAACCTATGTCGTCGGCAGAATGTTACTCGCTCTGTTCGCAATAGGGGCTGTTCTTTTTGAAAGGATTGTTGATGATAAACACCAGCGGAAAAAAATAATGTGCATATTGATTCCTGCCAGCCTGTTGCTTGGAGGGCTTTTTACTTATATCGCATTCCAGATTCCGCTGCCACAATTTATTTATCCGGAGAAGTTGATATCCCGACCTGTTGATTTTATTTCGGCAATTGTGTTTCTTACTGCTCTTGTTCTTGTAACCAAGCGGCTTAAAGTAACGAATGATGTATTCTCACATTTCCTGATTTTGGCCTTGCTCCTGAATTTTGGCGGTCAAATATACATGTCTTTTTCCAAACAGCTTTTCGATATCTTTTTTGATGTAGCGCATATTGCCAATGTTCTGAGCTATGCAATGCCGGTTATCGGACTTTCCGCATTTATGATTGAGCGGCAACGTGAGTTGAATATAACGAAAGCAGAATTAAAAGAAAATCAAGAACGTCTGGAACTGGCAATGAATGCCGGCGAACATGGATTCTGGGACTGGAACATGGAAATTGATGATATTTATTTCAGTCCACGCTACTATACGATGCTTGGCTATGAACCGGGTGAACTTCCCATGCTAAAAGAGACATGGACAGGTTTAATGCATCCTGAAGACCGGAAAACAATTGTCCCAAAAATTCAAGAATATGTGGCAAATGCCGAGCCTTACGAAGTAGAGTTTCGTCTCAAATGCAAAGATGGTTCTTATAAATGGATAAAGGGTAAAGGTAAAGGTTTTGAAAGAGATGAAAATGGTAAATCTCGTAGAGCCGTAGGCATTTATGAGGACATCACAGATCGCAGGCGGGCGGAGGAAAATCTGCAAAAAGCCAAGGAGCAGGCCGAAACCGCCAACCAGGCCAAATCCCAATTCCTGGCCAATATGAGCCACGAGATCCGCACCCCTATGAACGCTGTCCTGGGTTTTGCCCAGGTCATGGAACGTGACCCTTCCCTGACTCACAAACAATCAGAGCATGTCAGTGCCATCAGCCGCAGCGGCAATCATCTGCTGGGACTCATCAATGATATCCTGGATATTTCCAAGATCGAGGCCGGAAAGATCGATTTCTCCCCGAGCGTGTTTTCCTTGCAGGACTTGCTGGGCGACCTGGAGATGATGTTTCGAACCCGGGCCGAGGCCAGGCACCTGCAGTTAACTATGGGCCGGGATGAAGGTCTGCCCTCCCATGTTCGTGCAGATGAGGACAAGGTGCGCAAGATCCTGGTTAATCTGCTGGGCAATGCGGTCAAGTTCACCGAACAAGGCGGGGTTGCCCTGGGGGTGCGAAGCGAGCCTGTCCAGGGACGGACAGAAGGGGAGGACAAATCCCTGCACCTGGTGTTTGAGGTGGAGGATAGCGGCCCGGGGATGCCCCAATCGGACCTGGAAAGGATCTTTGATACGTTCAGCCAGGCCCAAGCCGGGGCAAGGGCCGGGGGTACCGGGCTG is a genomic window of Pseudomonadota bacterium containing:
- a CDS encoding manganese efflux pump; amino-acid sequence: MLKTISFALIANIDVFLLLSLAPSRMKLRWLCIVIAPFFHILMCLAGWGVAAQIRPWVPTAVFISVFILFIIGGILLTKLYQPGQVNQNGTSSIMNLTVIIFFASLDAFVIGYAYYLVNTQLPAALISMGLISTGAALTGYFFSYFINRIGTKK
- a CDS encoding response regulator, whose product is MIYNSENPSTGLHRNKTIQYVIVAMLFIAIAPFVFSSSWISSSDVHATIEMTGSLIAIIAGFICIIYFDSNHNTAFLIMGLGFFIAGSEDLVHGFLAFNRIWAASGVDFSKFIPGTYVVGRMLLALFAIGAVLFERIVDDKHQRKKIMCILIPASLLLGGLFTYIAFQIPLPQFIYPEKLISRPVDFISAIVFLTALVLVTKRLKVTNDVFSHFLILALLLNFGGQIYMSFSKQLFDIFFDVAHIANVLSYAMPVIGLSAFMIERQRELNITKAELKENQERLELAMNAGEHGFWDWNMEIDDIYFSPRYYTMLGYEPGELPMLKETWTGLMHPEDRKTIVPKIQEYVANAEPYEVEFRLKCKDGSYKWIKGKGKGFERDENGKSRRAVGIYEDITDRRRAEENLQKAKEQAETANQAKSQFLANMSHEIRTPMNAVLGFAQVMERDPSLTHKQSEHVSAISRSGNHLLGLINDILDISKIEAGKIDFSPSVFSLQDLLGDLEMMFRTRAEARHLQLTMGRDEGLPSHVRADEDKVRKILVNLLGNAVKFTEQGGVALGVRSEPVQGRTEGEDKSLHLVFEVEDSGPGMPQSDLERIFDTFSQAQAGARAGGTGLGLAISRQLAEMMGGGITCESEPGKGSCFCFDLLCEPAKAHEKEPRESRRVAGLASGTDPVRILVVDDNAANRDLLHALLLPLGFEIREAENGREAVEIFEEWSPHAVLMDMRMPVMDGYEATRRIKATQAGRATPVIALTAQAFKDQKEEILATGASAYISKPFQEEEFYEVLGKYLGLSFVYEEESAGAQKHPRARDLAPEDLAALPRDLVQPMLEALAEGDITRLLELIRQVEPLDRDAAQGLKALADRYDYSTLEKLLNNGGNDNG